From a region of the Lactuca sativa cultivar Salinas chromosome 4, Lsat_Salinas_v11, whole genome shotgun sequence genome:
- the LOC111893294 gene encoding protein FAR1-RELATED SEQUENCE 5-like gives MSEAEATNQAIEPYITEDSDTNDYLEATYECEKTNSIGENIEFDEDEVNKESILGKVFDTPDDAYTFYNDYSFLHGFGIRRDDTIKNPKTNEPFRKIYVCNKEGFKRMDKNASSENEKKRRRDVRTGCQAKLRITRQEDGKWLVDSFNDTHNHDLTMTPTKVMKHRSHSSFHRSIEGKSLMVQFGQAGLKPSQIKKAVNTMKTSNIADVTSKQCADVLSEQRKQHKGKEFYGLIKHFQDKTLVDSDQYFVVDLSDDGYPRNIFWADGRSRDAYTKFRDVVVFDVTYMTNKFKMPFAPFTGVNHHGQSILFGGALLENEKEETFEWLFKHFLKCMFNKYPKAIITDQDKAMGNAIKKVFPKTRHRFCSWHIMKHETEHLRSYVSRYSDFQETHKQWINSDTIEQFEATWEVMRSKYELESNCWISDMYNQRIHWAKPFLKDTFFAGMTTTGRSESINSFFDGFVNSRTMLNEFVVQYDKAIESRRAAEEDEDFKTMNSRPVLSSVHPIEAKAGQYYTRKMFDTFKKEWTEAITNLTHETIGKTTEESTYRVGQLDVDKKYWRIVTFRSLDQVSVTCSCAKYETNGILCKHSLYVMKKKHVKELPSHYILPRWTLNARYKLGSDSIRIGEMNNENGVSAYTLWCVRSNFTKLIEQARDSPSEIQKVNTLLISLLDDQTNRKKSMSLENASQGSCMGASQIDMMPQLSVRDPLGPTTTKGRPKIASRIKSSLEAPKKRTCSYCQRLGHYATSCLKRKADESLQDT, from the exons ATGAGTGAAGCCGAAGCAACTAATCAAGCTATAGAGCCATATATAACCGAAGATAGTGACACAAATGATTACTtggaagcaacatatgaatgTGAAAAAACAAATAGTATCGGTGAGAACATTGAATTTGACGAAGATGAAGTTAACAAAGAAAGTATACTTGGAAAGGTTTTTGATACACCCGATGATGCCTATACATTTTATAATGATTATTCATTTTTACATGGCTTTGGTATACGTAGAGATGACACAATTAAAAATCCTAAAACAAATGAGCCTTTTCGGAAGATATATGTATGCAACAAAGAAGGTTTCAAAAGGATGGACAAAAATGCTTCAAGTGAAAATGAGAAAAAACGTCGTAGAGATGTTAGAACCGGATGTCAAGCAAAGCTTCGAATAACAAGACAGGAGGATGGAAAATGGTTGGTGGACTCGTTTAATGACACACACAATCACGACTTGACCATGACACCTACAAAGGTGATGAAGCATCGATCTCATAGCAGTTTCCACCGTTCAATAGAAGGTAAATCTCTTATGGTGCAATTTGGTCAAGCAGGGTTGAAACCTTCTCAAATTAAAAAGGCTGTTAATACAATGAAAACCTCAAATATAGCTGATGTTACTTCAAAGCAATGTGCTGATGTCTTATCTGAGCAACGAAAACAACATAAAGGAAAGGAGTTTTATGGACTTATAAAACATTTTCAAGATAAAACATTAGTTGATAGTGACCAGTATTTTGTCGTGGATTTGTCTGATGATGGGTATCCTAGAAATATCTTTTGGGCTGATGGTAGATCAAGAGATGCTTATACAAAATTCAGAgatgttgttgtgtttgatgtcactTATATGACTAACAAGTTCAAGATGCCTTTTGCTCCCTTTACTGGGGTCAATCATCATGGGCAGTCTATACTTTTTGGTGGAGCATTGCTTGAAAATGAAAAGGAAGAGACATTTGAATGGTTATTTAAACATTTCCTCAAATGTATGTTTAACAAGTATCCGAAGGCAATTATAACAGATCAAGACAAAGCAATGGGAAATGCAATAAAAAAAGTGTTTCCGAAGACTCGGCATCGTTTCTGTTCATGGCATATCATGAAGCATGAAACCGAGCACCTTCGATCGTATGTTTCCCGTTACAGTGATTTTCAAGAAACGCACAAACAATGGATAAATAGCGACACCATTGAACAATTTGAAGCAACATGGGAGGTTATGCGTAGTAAGTATGAACTGGAAagcaattgttggattagtgacaTGTATAACCAACGTATACATTGGGCTAAACCCTTCTTGAAAGATACTTTCTTTGCTGGTATGACAACAACCGGACGAAGTGAGAGCATCAATTCATTTTTTGATGGATTTGTTAATTCGAGGACCATGTTGAATGAATTTGTTGTACAATACGACAAAGCAATTGAGTCTCGAAGGGCCGctgaagaagatgaagacttcAAGACTATGAACTCGAGGCCGGTTCTTTCTTCAGTGCATCCAATCGAAGCAAAAGCAGGTCAATATTATACTAGAAAGATGTTTGATACTTTCAAAAAAGAATGGACCGAAGCTATTACCAATTTGACTCATGAGACTATAGGAAAAACTACAGAAGAAAGCACATATCGAGTTGGGCAATTGGATGTTGATAAAAAATATTGGCGCATTGTTACCTTTCGTTCTTTGGATCAAGTTAGCGTCACATGTTCCTGTGCTAAGTATGAGACAAATGGGATTTTATGTAAACATAGCCTATATGTGATGAAGAAGAAGCATGTTAAAGAACTCCCGAGTCACTATATTTTACCACGATGGACCCTTAATGCTAGGTACAAACTAGGTAGTGATAGTATCAGAATCGGAGAAATGAATAATGAAAATGGAGTTAGTGCGTACACACTATGGTGTGTCCGttcaaattttacaaaactaATTGAACAAGCTAGAGACTCCCCTTCAGAGATACAAAAAGTCAATACGCTATTGATAAGTCTTTTAGatgatcaaacaaatcgaaagAAATCTATGTCTTTGGAGAATGCATCTCAAGGTTCTTGTATGGGAGCTTCGCAAATAGATATGATGCCACAGTTATCTGTCCGTGATCCTCTTGGTCCAACTACTACAAAAGGGCGTCCTAAAATTGCTAGTAGAATCAAGTCTTCTTTAGAAGCCCCCAAAAAACGAACATGCTCTTACTGTCAAAGATTGGGCCATTACGCTACTAGTTGTTTAAAAAGAAAG GCGGATGAATCCTTGCAAGATACATAA
- the LOC111895989 gene encoding serine hydroxymethyltransferase 1, mitochondrial: MAMALALRRLSSSADKPLQRLFNGGHLYSMSSLPSEAVYEKERPGVTWPKQLNAPLEVVDPEIADIIELEKARQWKGLELIPSENFTSLSVMQAVGSVMTNKYSEGYPGARYYGGNEYIDMAETLCQKRALEAFRLDPAKWGVNVQSLSGSPSNFQVYTALLKAHDRIMALDLPHGGHLSHGYQTDTKKISAVSIFFETMPYRLNESTGYIDYDQLEKSATLFRPKLIVAGASAYARLYDYARIRKVCDKQKAILLADMAHISGLVAAGVIPSPFEYADVVTTTTHKSLRGPRGAMIFFRKGLKEVTKQGKEVFYDYEDKINQAVFPGLQGGPHNHTITGLAVALKQATTAEYKAYQEQVMSNCARFAQTLMDSGYELVSGGTENHLVLVNLKPKGIDGSRVEKVMEAVHIAANKNTVPGDVSAMVPGGIRMGTPALTSRGFVEEDFAKVAYFFDLAVKLALKIKGEAQGTKLKDFVAAMESSTFQSELSKLRHDVEEYAKQFPTIGFEKETMKYKN, from the exons ATGGCGATGGCGTTGGCTCTTCGTAGGCTTTCGTCTTCCGCAGACAAGCCCTTGCAGCGCCTCTTCAATGGCGGACATCTCTATTCCATG TCGTCTTTACCTAGCGAAGCTGTTTACGAGAAGGAAAGACCTGGCGTCACT TGGCCAAAGCAATTGAATGCTCCACTTGAGGTCGTCGATCCTGAGATTGCAGATATTATTGAGCTTGAAAAAGCTCGTCAATGGAAG GGTCTTGAACTCATCCCCTCAGAGAACTTCACCTCCTTATCAGTGATGCAAGCAGTTGGATCTGTGATGACTAATAAGTACAGTGAAGGCTATCCAGGTGCTAGATACTATGGTGGAAATGA GTACATTGACATGGCAGAAACCTTGTGTCAAAAGCGAGCTTTGGAAGCCTTTCGTTTGGATCCTGCAAAATGGGGAG TGAATGTGCAATCTCTTTCGGGGTCACCTTCTAATTTCCAAGTCTACACTGCCTTACTAAAGGCTCATGATAGAATCATGGCACTTGATCTTCCTCATGGTGGACATTTGTCACATGGTTATCAG ACCGATACAAAGAAGATATCTGCGGTGTCTATATTTTTCGAGACTATGCCTTACAGATTAAATGAGAGCACTGGCTATATTGATTATGATCAG TTGGAGAAAAGTGCGACACTCTTCAGGCCAAAACTAATAGTTGCTGGAGCAAGTGCTTATGCTCGATTGTATGACTATGCTCGCATTCGCAAG gtTTGTGACAAGCAAAAAGCGATATTGTTGGCAGATATGGCACACATTAGCGGGTTGGTTGCAGCCGGGGTTATCCCATCCCCGTTTGAATATGCAGATGTGGTGACCACCACCACCCACAAGTCACTCCGGGGCCCACGAGGTGCCATGATTTTCTTTAGAAAGGGTCTGAAAGAAGTCACCAAACAAGGCAAAGAG GTGTTTTATGATTATGAAGACAAAATCAACCAGGCTGTGTTTCCTGGACTTCAAGGAGGCCCACACAATCACACAATCACTGGTTTGGCAGTTGCGCTGAAACAG GCAACAACAGCAGAATACAAGGCATACCAAGAGCAAGTCATGAGTAACTGCGCCAGGTTTGCACAG ACTTTAATGGATAGCGGATATGAACTTGTATCCGGAGGAACAGAGAACCACTTAGTTTTGGTGAACTTGAAACCCAAGGGAATCGATGGGTCAAGAGTTGAAAAAGTAATGGAAGCTGTTCACATCGCAGCCAATAAAAACACTGTTCCTGGTGACGTGTCAGCCATGGTTCCTGGTGGCATCAGAATGG GAACCCCTGCTCTCACTTCTAGGGGATTTGTTGAAGAGGATTTCGCTAAAGTTGCCTACTTCTTTGACCTTGCTGTCAAATTGGCTCTCAAGATCAAGGGTGAAGCCCAAG GGACAAAATTGAAGGACTTTGTGGCGGCAATGGAGTCGAGCACTTTTCAGTCAGAACTTTCAAAGCTCCGCCATGATGTGGAGGAATATGCCAAACAATTCCCAACAATTGGATTTGAGAAGGAAACCATGAAATACAAAAACTAA